In the genome of Ursus arctos isolate Adak ecotype North America unplaced genomic scaffold, UrsArc2.0 scaffold_22, whole genome shotgun sequence, the window TATGAAGGATGACATTCAGTTGTTAAATTTTAAGGGGTATCCAATGGCTTTTTCCAGGCACTCAACTAAAGAGCCAGCGGAAAGAAAATCCCTCTCTACTTCGACGAATTTGATATAGATGGATTTGGGGGAAACTCCAGGATCCACAATACAGTTCTGAGACAAAAACCCATTAATACCAACCCAATCTTTGCTGAAGGTTTTGGTATTTGCctggaaatgtaaaaataagcaTTGCTGGAGAGTCCTGACCTCAGCAATCCCGAGGTAGCAATAGATTATTCGGGTGGGTTCGATTTCCACCTGTAATGAGGCTTGTGCCGAGAGGGTCTCCAAGTCAACCCGGCCCTCCTTTCCCGGGTCCAGAGAATGTCGCTCCAGGTGTGGCGAAGGGGGCCTCTCCATACATTCTTCGTAGCCAATGGCATAAAGGCCTGGACTTTTAGGAATGCCTCCCGGCAATAAATATTGCACCACGTTCCCACCAGTTGGTTTGGAATGGGCAATGGGTATCCAGTCAATTTCCATGTGCAGCTCCAGGCACCTAGCTTCACTAATGGTGATCTCTAAAAACTTGTAGTAAACATTCTTCCAGTTCATTTTCTGCACGCGGGTCATAATGATCCGTCCCTCAGGCTTCTCGGAGTTGAAGTATTCCCGCAGTCGCttgccaaggggcacctgggagctGATCTCCGCATAATGGTAACGGATATCCTCTTTCCAACGGGTATTATAACCAATTCCAAAAATGGCCAGTTTGTTAGAAAGATGAAGCCTTGAAAAGTCCGTCCAGCTCTGAAACAGTTCCCATTTCAATTGGACGGATTCCAAAATCTGTACGATATTTTGCATGATGTCTCTCTTCctagaaagagaaatacaaagtCAAATCCCTCAGGTGTGTAGCTCAGCACGGTGccacagaactttctgcaatgatgcaAATGTTCgctatctgtgctgtccaatatggtagccatttgCACTTAAAATGTGACCAGTATGAGATGGAAATTTTTAGTCCCCCACATGGGACTAGTGGCTACCgtattggacagtgcaggtcCAGATAAACATAGTATTAAAATCTCAGAAACACTCTTTCCTAGGAAATTTCTAGGAATGAATGATAAACTGCTTTCCATTACTTCTATAGTCTGGCTGTATTAAACTTAGTAACTATTGATATATAAGACCCTAGGATTTCAGAAACCCAAggatcaagaatttaaaaaatttttaacttataattattaattccagtatagttaacatacagtgttatactggtttcaggtgtacaatctggtgattcaacaattccatacaacacccagtgctcctcataACAGGtgcaccccttaatccccatcccccctctgagaatcatcaatttgttctctatagttaaaaagTCTGTGTCTTGCTTTATCcccctcttttccctttgcttgttttgtttcttaaattccacatacaagtgaaatcatatggtatctttctctgactgacttatgaAGTGGGTATTAAAATGCATAGGACGGCCTTCAGACCTAAGTACCAAAAGCAGATGAAGGATGTTGTATTCAAAATGGCATCCAGTATCACTGAAAATAATGAATAGCTTAATTTCTAACCTGGAAGTTCTTGAGAGTTCAGTAATTTTGACCCACACATGCTTGCTGCAGGAAATGTACAACTGATTATGTGTAATGACCTGATGCAGAAACAAAatgatcttttcttctgtttgtctGAAATTCATTACTACTCCCAAATGCAGAAGAATTGTCTGCTAAGCACAGAATTAAGATCTGAGAATTCAGATGGAAAAGGTCTACATCAAGCTTAGAGGGAAAAATGAACTTGAATGGGGactattctagaaaatattttctaaagggGAGCAAAAGTATAGAAATAATTTCAGTTTGGATTTGGACAGTTAACAGAGTAAGGCCGAGTGTGCTGGGAAGTTTTTGTTTCTAACGCTGCTTTAACTCATGTAATTGTAGCTGATACTTCACGATAACTCATGGACTATATGTATCAGCCTATGTAATTACAAGTTTGTTTCTCAGGTATGGCAAGACTTTGATACTGAAAGACTGAAGTCTGTTCAATATTAACTTAGCAACAATCTATTACAGTCTACACACGTCATCGGTTCAAGCTACAAAAATACTCAACAACCACCCGTATGTATGATCAAACGTAGGCAAAGAGAAGAGGGTGGACATGGTTGCTAACAGCTTCTTGGAAGGAGACAGATGCTTGAAAGTTTCCTATTAAATCCTTGTATCTTCTAGGGGAAGAGTTTTGGGAACAAATTGGGGAACCGTCCACATGGTCATTCTCAGTCTGTCCTCTACTCTTTGGCTTTCTCTGCAAGATGACACAATGCTAAGATTTGATCACCCGCTGTTTCTTGGAGCCAAAGACTGCCCTAGACGTAGCTTCCACTCTTTAGTTTGTCGTGGAAGTTCTCAAGTATCGGAGTGGCCATCTAGATGAAATCCCTGCATTGTTGGAGAACTGTTTCTTCTCAGGGTACAGAAGGCACTCAATCATTCACATTTAGCTTGGTGCTCGTGAGGTGAAGATCTAGGCCCTGTTTCTGCATGAATGCTTTGAAGAGAAGCTCTCTTTCGTAGCCATCATCCTTCCTTGTCCTCTTTCGAAATGCTGCACTGATCTCTAGGACTCAGCTAAGCATTGGGATGGAGGGCAGGGACTTTCGTCTATTCTGCTATCTCAATGCCGGACACAAAATAGGCACTTTGCAAATCACTGTTGACTAAATGAGCAGGTTGGGTGACTCTTCTTTATGGATGAAGGATGGTGTATTTTAACCACAGGTTATGTCTGCTAGCTCAGGCTAACCCCATCTACacttagagggggaaaaaaaatccaatgccCAGATGAAGTTATTTTAGTCAGCACTGTCCTAGCCCTAAATCATCAGTAAGGAATAGTTCTGAGGAAACTTGCCCTGGAAAATGAATGGCCTATTAGGAACCACTTTAAAATTGCTCACCGTGTGAGCTAAAACCTGGAGAAGAGGCGGCAAAGCTGGCCATTTCTACGGACCCTAGCGGTGTCTTGCCCTGCGGATCTGATGTCAGCCTGAAGATCCCTGGGCCTAAGGCTCATCACATTTTCAAAACTACGGAGCACAGTAAAAATGAGACCCAGTTATTTAAATGGCTCCGGAGAATGGTCTATTTTAGTTCCTGATTTCTGAAGTTCCAACCGCGGGAGAAGGCAGATGGTCTGAGGGTAGGGACACCAATTCTGTGAAGTTTGAGTTCACCTCCAGTTACATCAACTGGACCTCCACTCAAGGTCCAAGTGGTGAAAGGGAGAGATGGGACATTTTAGTGAAAGAGACAATGGCCTTTTTGGAGATTGGGGGTCTGAAGAGATGGATTAgtaataatgcatttttttaaatattcatcatCAAAGTTTCCCTTCCTTTGGGACATTCTGATATCACAGTTGGAAAACAGACCTACTTCCCAGCAAGGGACAACCTCGAGCTTACTGACTTGAGTCATAAAGTTCTTTTTTGAGGAGTGGGGAGTGGTTACAATTTTAAGGAATAATTCTTGATCCCTAAActttcaccaccacccccacccccccatgggAGTAGCGGATACCGGGAATTCTTTGGTTCTACAGATACTCTGAAAAAGACAGGAGCATTTGCaaagtgggtggtggtggtggtggttggctCAGTGAAAAcaacagtttcttttttatattgcttGTTGCTTATCACAGCGCTTTCCATCTTGCCTGTTCCCCCTTTGTCCACCATCCCCTCAAACACCAAGATCGCATGCGTGGAATGaagtacagaaggaaaaaaaatgggtgcTATCAATGCTTTGAGATGAccaggttgaaaaaaaaatggtgttccTCTACTTTCCCcctaaatttatcttttaatatatttgtttcatAGATTTAATCAGGGACCtctttaaagttatttcaaagaACCACAAACTTAGTATCACTGAAACTCAGAGACCTGTGGTCTCCTTACAGAAGAGATAATGCTGAACTCTTAGGGGGAGAATCAGGTGATGTAGCAAGCAGAAGGACCCCGGCCCAGGACTCCATCTTTCATCCGTcaatggctttctttttcaaatgtataaaaaggCCACCTAAGGGGTTGCTTCTTGATCCCCAAAGTGTAATGTTACAAGGAACGTAAGTGCCTCTGGCACTCCAGTCATCTCACCCAGCCCCAGATAAACTCAGGGCTCCGTGAATGATCTTTGCACCGTAATTAAACACCCACAGAGCCACACTCGAGTACAGGCAAACACCATCAACACACTTATTTTTGCGCTAATACATTCATTTCTTCATGTTGTGTACAAAACTGTCAGCGTAGATTAACTACTGGCAAACTGAGGGAGTCCACCTGCTCCCTCAATGGTATGGCAGTATTTTCCATACATGGCTAATGACAGCAGTGACTTTCTGGGTCTTCCCAACGGTCAGTCAATTTAGGTAAATACATTTTGTAGAAAGAAGCATCTACTTACTGTGCTTCTTCAGAAgactcttgttttatttttaatgttctctttGTGACAGGTATTTCATCTGAAAAGCAAGGTTTttgaaacaaattatatttttctaagtagCATACATTTAGGTAGAGAAGTAACTGTGTTTACTGTTTGTTCCGTACTTTCCCATGCAAGGCCGCAATTCTAGTGTCAAACACTGTCCGATGCCAGATTTATAAATATAGCTCTTATATAATGAGATGCGTACATTTATATGCAAGATCAGAAACCAGCTCTACAAGTATAAAATTCTTCAAGGTCACCAGTGGATTTCTAGCTAGGAGCTTAAAGCTTAATTTCACtgcaaacatgatttttaaaggaacaagaatgaaaaatgagTCTCTTCTGTTTCAATTTTCTATGTAGGTTTTACAGAGCAATTATTCCCCCAAACATCACGACGAACATACTCTGCGTGTTATTTTTTCCCAAAGGTTTGGGAAAAACTTAATTCTCTAGGGCAAAACCCGAGTAATGGGATGCCAAAGCAATTTAGATCTCATTACTGTTTAGAAATTAAAAGGTAGCCATCACTTGGCATCGGCCCTTTTTAGTCTCCCAATCTTTAAGTCTCTTACATTGCGTTAGCCTTATAGTTTTAtagcctctttcttctctccttttcccttccaATATTTGAGAGATTAAGAAAATAGCATTTGTAAGAGATATTAGCatttaatcctttttcttttgaattggcATTTCTCTATCATCAGGAATTCCGTAAAACCGTGCCTGTGGACTTTTATCTGAAGCTAGGGAAGCACATTTATAGTGCCAATAATACTTATACTTCCTTGGAGGGTTGGCTGAGTAGCTCACTGGGGAGTCAGAACATTTACTTAGAAGTGAACACTCATCACACAACTTGTGTGTGCCTGCACAGTGCCTGCACCAGAAACTGGATTCGGAGTTCCAAATTATGAAAATCCAAACTGGAGCATTTgttgcaaaaagaaacaaaaaacaactacaTAGACCCCTTTTTAATTAGGACACCCCAGTTTGGATTTGATGGCCAGGagttttgttttccacttttaATGCTAAGTCCAAATCATTCCAGCTACTGCTCGGATGGGATCCTTAGTCAATTTTGAAGGAGTGTGATCACTGTTAAAATTCCAATATCAGCTCTTTTCAACATGaactgaggcttctctccttcctcttcttcttttttttcccccagactaAAGTCTGGCTGGGGACCTTTTCTGTATCATAAAGAGAAAAGTATTTGggataaaggaaggaaaagacagtCATGTCTCGAGCAGTCACACTAAGAATTAACATTCTTGGCAGCTGTCTTAGAACTGGGAGGTGCAGGATTTTTAAATTGCATAAGATTCTACCTGTCACTGATTAGGAATTCTGTGTCTTTAGGAATTTGCTCATGGCCGAATCCAAATAACTCCACCAAGCACTGGTTGGCAATTTAGGGCTAAACCAACGATGCCCAAGTTGCCCCAAGTAGGCTGGCCGTGTGCCTTGTGCTGACAGTGGGAACAGTACCAGAAGATATGACGGTTACTAAGTACAGGCGCaaatataaagacacacacacgcgcgcacacgcacacacacggtgAGTAGCATATATATTGGCTTCCTTACCCAATTCCTGATCTGTTGGATAGCCATGGAGATCCTGACTGTGGTTTCCCCAGTCCTCCTGTGAATACTCCTCCATAGTGCTGCCATCTGACTCCAGCTCCTGGTACAAGCCACTACTGTTAATAAGTACAGGCTGGCAGGGCTGagcatcccatcctccctgaccAAACACCTGTTCCAACTGTTCAAATGTGTAActgctctttcttttcccaacaccatgttCTTTCACCCGACTGTAACACCTGCGAAGGGTCTAAGACACAAAGTCTTTTGTTATTCCTTTAAAGCTGTACTTCCTCTTCCAGGTACGGACCACAGATATTAATTACTAttagacagacacagacagacaaacatagacacattGTTACAGGAATGCTAGATTTCAAATTCattattatattagaaaaaaaaactaatttagcATTTACTCAAACATGTTATAATTCAAACAATTATTTTGCAATTAATCATCCATTAAACAACAAGAAACATTACAACATTATTGCATGTACcccatacacatatttttatacccccgccccccctttaaaaaagaataagaaaaaaaaaaaaaaaaagaaaacaagaaataccaGCCAGCCAATAGGATGCACACCTGCCACAGAAGAGAAAGAGCTGCTATTGTGCCCAGAATTTGGAAAAAGTGAGGGAAGGGAGGACAGAAAGAAGAATTTCCCAAAGCAAAGAATATAACCTTCCTTACTCCTAAGAAGGAAAACAGGGTAAAAACAATTGC includes:
- the MSANTD2 gene encoding myb/SANT-like DNA-binding domain-containing protein 2 isoform X2, with product MPPPFSSARGFGAPHPRPSPRERSGRRGRARGERPAGADGNRSAAGARSRPPTGEPGPRAAPETAAAGCAGASLPGGAAAAAWKMAAPCGSELPANSPLKIPKMEVLSPASPGGLSDGNPSLSDPSTPRGASPLGPGSATGSGAAASGGLGLGLGGRSAASSSVSFSPGGGGGGAAAAAAAACRGMSWTPAETNALIAVWGNERLVEARYQQLEGAGTVFGSKAPGPAMYERVSRALAELGYERTPSQCRERIKELESDGSTMEEYSQEDWGNHSQDLHGYPTDQELDEIPVTKRTLKIKQESSEEAQKRDIMQNIVQILESVQLKWELFQSWTDFSRLHLSNKLAIFGIGYNTRWKEDIRYHYAEISSQVPLGKRLREYFNSEKPEGRIIMTRVQKMNWKNVYYKFLEITISEARCLELHMEIDWIPIAHSKPTGGNVVQYLLPGGIPKSPGLYAIGYEECMERPPSPHLERHSLDPGKEGRVDLETLSAQASLQVEIEPTRIIYCYLGIAEVRTLQQCLFLHFQANTKTFSKDWVGINGFLSQNCIVDPGVSPKSIYIKFVEVERDFLSAGSLVECLEKAIGYPLKFNN
- the MSANTD2 gene encoding myb/SANT-like DNA-binding domain-containing protein 2 isoform X3; translation: MEEYSQEDWGNHSQDLHGYPTDQELDEIPVTKRTLKIKQESSEEAQKRDIMQNIVQILESVQLKWELFQSWTDFSRLHLSNKLAIFGIGYNTRWKEDIRYHYAEISSQVPLGKRLREYFNSEKPEGRIIMTRVQKMNWKNVYYKFLEITISEARCLELHMEIDWIPIAHSKPTGGNVVQYLLPGGIPKSPGLYAIGYEECMERPPSPHLERHSLDPGKEGRVDLETLSAQASLQVEIEPTRIIYCYLGIAEVRTLQQCLFLHFQANTKTFSKDWVGINGFLSQNCIVDPGVSPKSIYIKFVEVERDFLSAGSLVECLEKAIGYPLKFNN
- the MSANTD2 gene encoding myb/SANT-like DNA-binding domain-containing protein 2 isoform X1 translates to MPPPFSSARGFGAPHPRPSPRERSGRRGRARGERPAGADGNRSAAGARSRPPTGEPGPRAAPETAAAGCAGASLPGGAAAAAWKMAAPCGSELPANSPLKIPKMEVLSPASPGGLSDGNPSLSDPSTPRGASPLGPGSATGSGAAASGGLGLGLGGRSAASSSVSFSPGGGGGGAAAAAAAACRGMSWTPAETNALIAVWGNERLVEARYQQLEGAGTVFGSKAPGPAMYERVSRALAELGYERTPSQCRERIKTLRRCYSRVKEHGVGKRKSSYTFEQLEQVFGQGGWDAQPCQPVLINSSGLYQELESDGSTMEEYSQEDWGNHSQDLHGYPTDQELDEIPVTKRTLKIKQESSEEAQKRDIMQNIVQILESVQLKWELFQSWTDFSRLHLSNKLAIFGIGYNTRWKEDIRYHYAEISSQVPLGKRLREYFNSEKPEGRIIMTRVQKMNWKNVYYKFLEITISEARCLELHMEIDWIPIAHSKPTGGNVVQYLLPGGIPKSPGLYAIGYEECMERPPSPHLERHSLDPGKEGRVDLETLSAQASLQVEIEPTRIIYCYLGIAEVRTLQQCLFLHFQANTKTFSKDWVGINGFLSQNCIVDPGVSPKSIYIKFVEVERDFLSAGSLVECLEKAIGYPLKFNN